The Bacteroides fragilis NCTC 9343 genome includes the window GCGAATCCGGCCGTTTCGGAGGGAATCGGGCAGATGAAGCCTGAAACTCCCGTTTTGATTGGTGACACTACCGATGGAGGAACCCTCGGCACCTACGGTAGCATAGGGGATCGGCTCTCTGGATAGTTGGTCTATTAATGTTCCTTCAAGAGTGAATGAGAGTGTGCTGTCTCTGCATAAACCTTCTTCCTTACTTATACTTAATGCCGTTTCCGGTCGATAAATGATGATGTGTTTGTCTACCGAACGTAGTTTAAGGTTGTCATTACCAATTATACTGTAAATGGCTTGGCGTACGGTCTGTTTTCCACCTTTCAACTTTACCGTACGTTCATTGTCAACCAGTTTGCTGTCGTAGATGAACAGGTATCCTGTCTCTTCCGTTATTTTAGAAAGTAGTTTATAAACGGTCATTTCACTTTTCGGTAACCGGATGATACGATCGAGTATACCGGAGTCATCCGCCTTTACCCGGGCTGCTATGAATAATAGCAGACAGGTGAACAGGCATTGCAGGCAGAGACTTTTCGAGGCTTTCATTGTTTTGGGGTTTTGATTCCGGGATTACTCGGAGAGGGTGATTATGTTTTGATTGCGTGTGCACTTCAGGTTCAGTGCAAGGCCGATTAGCTCGGCCATTTTCTCAGGAGAATCCTCTGAGAACGAAACCGTCAGTACATGTTTCCCCAGTTCCGGGGAACTTTGCAGATGTATTTCCGTCTGGCGAAGGTTGATGGCATGCAGGATGTGATCCAACTGTTCGTCTTTGAAACGCATATTTTGCATGTATCGGGTAAACTGTTCGGAATTCTCGGTCACAGTCAACTGCCATTCATCGCCCAATAAAGTAGCGGTCTCTCCGGCCTTGACATGTATTTCCTGGCCATTCTGCTTTTGAGTAACTTTTACCTCACCTCTCTGAACTGCTAATTCGAATGGAGAGTTGCCACTGTTTCTCACATGAAAGGCGGTACCTATCACCTCGATCTGTACTTTTCCGGTTTCGATGAAGAAAGGACGTGCACGATTGCCCGCTATGTCAAAAAGGGCGTTTCCTTTCAAACTCACTTCTCTTCTTTTTTTAGAAAAATGTTTGGGATATTCCAGTGAAGTCTGCTCTGACAGATAGACAACGGAACCATCCTCAAGCGTGGTGACCAGTATGCTCTCTTCTTTGTTTGCTTTGACTAATAGTTCACCGCCGGAAAGATGGCGGTCGGTCCGTAACACCGTAGGCAGGTAAACACATAGGCTTATAATAGCTGCAATGGCTGCTATGCCGATCCATGCGGTCGGACGTGTGGCAAAACGACGTTCTGTCACCGTTGGTAACAGTCCGTCTGTCTCCAGGCGATTGTGTAATTTATTCCACGCCTGATCGGTTTGGGTCTTGTTTTTTTCGATTCGATTCATGATATCTGGATATAATTCTCAATTTCTTTTCGTAAAGTCCGGAGTGCACGGGTCATTTCTTTCTCTACTGTTTTTACCGATAGTGAGAGGAGAGAGGCTATTTCTGAATACTTTTTTCCTTCTGTGTGGTGTAGTCGGAAGATATGCAAACGGCGCTCCGGTAGTTTCTCAAGGGTTCGGTTTATAATTTGTTGCAGTTCTTTGTACTCAATCTGCTCTTGCGGATCGGGTGAAGCTATATTTACCGGAACGGATAAAATCGCATCCTGATAGCGCCTTTTGACATCCTGATGTTCGCAATATTGGATAGAGCGGTTACGTACAGACCGATAGAGATAGTTCTTGACAGAATGAAAAATCTCAAGTTTTTCCCGATCCTTCCAGAATACATAGAACAATTCTTCGACGATTTCTTCGGCTACGTCCGGTACACCCGTTATGCTGGCGGCGTATAGGCGAAGCGGAGTATAATATTGGCGGAATAATGTTTCAAACGCCTTTATATTGCCTTCTTTTATTTGAGTAAGTATAAATACGTCGTTCAGCATATTGGGGGATATATCGGGAGTTAGAGTTCGTCAAAGATACTATAAAAAGTGATTACTGCTTCTGCTGCTTTTTTAATTTGTTTACTGCATGCTCCAATGACTCTGTAGGCTCTATGATATTATAGCCTCCCCAAAAGTTGTCACTGGTAAAGTTATCCACTTTGTCTGAGAATACATGATTTTGTTTGAATGCTGCTTTATATGGAATAGCTGTAATATTGTTTTCTTTCCTGTCCGTAACCACCATTTCCGATAAGATGGTATAGTTGGTAGAAAACAGTTTACGCTTCCAGTCACACTTAAAGCGGATATTGTTCCGGATATAACTCAGGTAAGTGATCCCTCCCAGGTTTTTGTATGATATCAGGTATGATACTTCTACCGGTTTGAAACGCAGTCCGAAAGGTTTTTTTCTTAAGATAGCTTGAGTGGCTTTATTCTTATCATCCATGCTGAGGTTAAACTCGGCGCGTGTGAATGACAGTCGCTCTTTATCGATGTAGAGTGTACCATAGCATAAGGGATAGGATAATTTTACTCTTGGACGGAAGCTGATGACATACTGGGATCGGTCGTCAATGCTGGTCGGGTCTTCCATTCGAAATTCGTAGAACAATAGGTCTTCTTGAGCCAACAGGCAGTCCGGGTTCTTTACTATATCCATATAAATGGCCATATTGGGGCCTCCGAGTAATTTTACAGCCAGTGTGTCACTCTGTTTTTGGCTCAACAGTCTGCGTCCTCTGTAAATCTGAACCCGATCGTGTTCGGCAGTTTCATTGTAGGGCGTTTTATAAATATTGATTACAGCCTCTGAAATATTGATATAGCGACGCCCTTTTTGAGCCAACTCCCTGTAGAATCCTGTGAGCATGTTGCTCTGGGGACTATAATTGGCCGGAATCTTGCGAAGTGCTTCTTCCACAATGCTGCGTGGATCTCTGGCTCTTACCAGGATTTCACTAAGCAGGTTGGCATAAGGAGTGAGCCAGACAATCCGTTCTGTGGGATTTTCTTCTTTTAAAGGGATACGGGAATTGAGATAACCTACATGTGAGGCTTCAATGTCTTTGGCCTGAACCGACTCGGGAATCTTTAGAGTAAACTCACCGTCTGCGTTGGTGACGGTACCGACACTGCTTCCCGGTATCGATACATTGACATACTCCAGTTTCTTTTTGTTGAGTTTGTCTTTGACTACTCCACTGATCGTGGTGTATCTTTCCGCATTGTCCTGTGCAGCCAGTGGCATGATGCCCGACAGAATCAAAACTGCCAGTATACATCCGATTGATCTTATCCATTGCGTTTTCATCTTTTTCAGAGTTTAAAGGGTGAATAATAGTTTGCTTTCTGTATATAAGATCGTTCAAACGGAGAATACCCTACGAATTTCTGAAGAAAAATGAAAAAACTTCAATGAAGAGTCTTTTTCAAGGATAATTTAATCGTTTTACTTCAAAATCTCATTCAAATCCTTGGTGAGACATCCCCATTTGAATTCATGGTTAGGTGTCAGATAGGGATACTTGGCATAAGAATTTTGGGTGACAACTTTAAATTCCATTATTTGCTTTCCTCTGATCCAACCATAAAAGCCAACTTCTTTTCTGTTGAAGTCTACCCAACCTACAACGACGTAATCTTTGGTTTCGGGGTGCTGCTCTTGTGGATAACCATAGGTCCAATTGTCGGTTGGAGGGTTGGCAGTTGTTTTCTTTGCTACTTTGATATCAATTTTGGCACCGTTTACTTTTACGTCAAATTCATCGGAGTGATGGGATTGGAAATCTGTCTGGTCCAATTCGAATGGGATTCCCAGATTTTTCAGGTGTTTTTGGAATGCCAACTCTCCGATACAGCCTAGAAGGGCTTTGTCCAGTCTCTCTTTTTCGGATAACCCGAAACGTGAATAAAGTCCGTTTTGTATCATGCTTTCCGCTTTGGCTTTTGCCATGGCGACTGTTTGATCAAAATTTAAATCCTGTACGATCATAGTAATAAGGTGTTTTATTTATATCTGGTTATTGAATGAAAACAAAGATAGTTTTTTTAGTTATCATAGTACTTTAATCGTTGATAAAACTACATTAAAATTTCTTGTTATCATATTGTGTCGCATAAAGTGAATCAATTGGGGGAATTAAGTAATAGCGGATATTGTTTATATCCTTTAATTTGCAGCCAAATTATAATATCATCTTTATTTTTATGGTCAATATTTAATTTGTTTAAAATGAATAAGCATGATTTGATTAAAAAAGTGGCATTGAGGGGTAACCTGAATGCAAAAGAAGCTTCTGCTATTGTAGAGGTTGTTATGAATGCTATGGTTGAGGCTATACTTCGTGAAGAGAGTGTGACTTTAGTTGGATTTGGTACATTTTCTATAAAAATGCGTAAAGCACGAAATGTGTTGAATCCATCTACCGGGGAGAATATGGTGATTCCCGCTAGAAAAGTGGTGAAATTTACTCCGGGATACAAGATGAAGCTAACTGATAAAGAGTAATGAATAGCAGTTTTATATGTTTTTAATTAATATGGATAATAAATGAAAAGAGAAATTATTTCAATAGCTTTAAGTCTGTTGTCTGTATGTGGTATAGCTCAACAGAAAAACGGATAACCAAGAATCTGGTATTTTGCATCATAAGACTTACGAAACTAATCGTTTTTTTGATAATTGGTTTGTAAATATAGCCGGGGGTATTAATGTTTATGAAGGAGAGTATGACCATAAGGTAACTTTGGGAAATCGTTTGTCTCCCGCATTAGACATATCGGTAGGTAAATGGATAACTCCTGCTTATGGAGTGCGTTTACAATATGCTGGACTTCAGGCTAAAGGTCTGACAACTACTCAAAGTGGGTATGCCAAAAAGCAATGCCGGAATTACTATAAGGAAAAATTCGGAATTTTAAATATACATACAGACCTTATGTGGAACTGGTCGAATGCTTTTGCCGGATACAAGGAATTTTATTCCTTATTGTGGGATTTGGATGGGCACGTTCCTATGGTAGTAATCAGCATAATGATGAAATTGCTGCTGCACTGGGTATATTAAATACTTTCCGTCTAAATAAAAGAATTGATTTAACACTGGGGACGAGACAAATGTTTGTTAATCAGAATTTTGATGGAGTCGTCGGTGGATGTAAGGGAGAAGGTATGAGTTCTGTTACATTAGGATTAAACTTTAAACTGGGTAAAACAACTTTTACTCCTGTGAGTAAAGTTGCAACTGCGGACTATAGCCGTTACAACAATTATATAAATGAACTTCGTATTCAGAATGAAGAGTTGGATTTAAAGGTACAACATCTGATTACAGAATTAGAAAATGCCAGAAAAGCTGATCTGGAAGTGGTTGTAGAATTAAGGCCCGTTGCTTCACCCGTAGCTTTATTCTTCGAAATAGGTAAAACGGTTTTGGACTCAAAAGAATTAGTAAATTTGAAATTCTACGTGAAAAATGCAATGAAGACAGACCGGAACAAAACATTTATTTTAATTGGTTCAGCAGATAAAGATACCGGTAGTAAGGAACTAAACCAGTGATTAAGTGAAAAGAGAATAGATTATGTGTATAATTTGCTGATTAATAAATATGGTATATCCGCTAATCGTCTTATTAAAAAAGCTGAGGGTGATACGAATAATCGTTTTGGGGGACCTAAATTGAATCGGGCTGTTATTGTTGAATAGGCAAGGTAATAATTATTAGATATGGAGTGGGAGATATGGTGTATGAAAATCATATTTCCCATTTTTCATATTGATCAAGGATATAATGAGAACAGATTGATTTATTGGATACGGGATAAATAACGTCTCGACTTTCAGAACTTTCTTTGCCTTCTTTTGTTTAAAACCAAAATTTTGATATTGTGATGTGCTAACCTGTTACTTCTGTATGTAATATGTTGTTTCTATAACAATATATTATTTTGAAAATAATTGGAATATAATATTCTAATACGTTTTGTTTATGAAAAAAAATATAGACTGGAGAAAAATAAAAAGTGGAGATGAACAAGAATGGAGTTTATTGTTTTCTGAACACGTAGATTTTTTGTATTCTTATGGAATGAAAATTAATCGGGATAGCTGTGTTGTAAAGGATGTGATACAAGAGGTTTTTATATCTCTATATGAAAAGCGGAACTCTTTGGATGATTTGATGAACGTACGGGCATATTTATGTCGGGCAGTACGTTACAAACTTTTGGATCAACTGAAAAAAGCCCCTCATCTGTCTATAGAGGAAATTAGCGAAGAAGAGTTTTTATTGGCAGTCAAGCAGGTTCAGAGTTCAGATAATATTGAAATTGCGAAAAAAAGTAGTTTTGTTCAGAAAATGTTAGATAAACTTAGTCCAAGACAAAGAGAAATTATTTATTTGCGCTATTTTCGTGATATGGATATAGAAGAAATTGTAACTACCATTGGAATCAATAAACAATCTATTTATAATCTTCTTTCATCAGCATTGAAAATAATGAGAAAACATAAAATAGAAGAAGCCGTTTCTCTGTTTGTATTATTTATAATTGACAGGCTATGATGGAAAAAGAGCAAGTAACCAGAATGCAAAATTCAGATTTAAAAGAATTGTTGGAAGATGTTACACTCAATGAGATACATCTGAGTAATGAGGAACGTCAGGAAATGACTTCTACCTTTTCGCAGATTATCAAGAAGAAAAAAAGAAAAGTTCAAAAGAAAAGAATTTGGTCTGCAGTGGCTATATGTGCATGTGTCGTAGTGGTTGTCTTGGGATGGTATTCTATGGGGCAATTGACTGTTTTTTCTGCGGAAAAAGAAGGAATATTGGTTGAACTTCCAGATCACTCTGTTGCATGTCTCAATAGGAATACCTCACTTCACTATAATCGTTGGGGATTCCGTTTTTTCAGAGAAGTGAAGTTAAAGGGAGAGGCATATTTTGATGTGTATAAGGGAAGCCATTTTGTTGTGAATGCGGATCCATATAAGGTTTCCGTTCTTGGTACACGTTTCAGCGTTAGTCAAAAGAACGGTCAATTTAAAGCATATTGTTTTCAAGGAAAGATTAAAGTGGAAAACGGTAAACTAAACAGTGGACAGATTTTAACAGCTAATCAGAATATTTCTGTTGTTCTCGGAAAAGTATCTTTGAATATCCAAAAAGAATTAGAACCGGTATGGGTAAGAAAACAATGTGTATATGAAAATATACCATTAAATGATGTGATCAAAAAACTCCAAGAAGTATACGGAATAACCGTGTTATGTAACAGATATTGTGACAGTTTGCGCTTTACCGGTATATTCCCGGTCGATGATTTAGATTTAGCAATTCAGTTGGTGTTTGAGCCTTTTAATTTGGAATGCAAAAATGTAGGTGGTGAATGGAGATTATATAAGAATGATATGAAAATAGGTCGGGAAAATCGGTGAGAGCATGGATTAAC containing:
- a CDS encoding FecR family protein; protein product: MNRIEKNKTQTDQAWNKLHNRLETDGLLPTVTERRFATRPTAWIGIAAIAAIISLCVYLPTVLRTDRHLSGGELLVKANKEESILVTTLEDGSVVYLSEQTSLEYPKHFSKKRREVSLKGNALFDIAGNRARPFFIETGKVQIEVIGTAFHVRNSGNSPFELAVQRGEVKVTQKQNGQEIHVKAGETATLLGDEWQLTVTENSEQFTRYMQNMRFKDEQLDHILHAINLRQTEIHLQSSPELGKHVLTVSFSEDSPEKMAELIGLALNLKCTRNQNIITLSE
- a CDS encoding RNA polymerase sigma-70 factor is translated as MLNDVFILTQIKEGNIKAFETLFRQYYTPLRLYAASITGVPDVAEEIVEELFYVFWKDREKLEIFHSVKNYLYRSVRNRSIQYCEHQDVKRRYQDAILSVPVNIASPDPQEQIEYKELQQIINRTLEKLPERRLHIFRLHHTEGKKYSEIASLLSLSVKTVEKEMTRALRTLRKEIENYIQIS
- a CDS encoding carboxypeptidase-like regulatory domain-containing protein, which gives rise to MKTQWIRSIGCILAVLILSGIMPLAAQDNAERYTTISGVVKDKLNKKKLEYVNVSIPGSSVGTVTNADGEFTLKIPESVQAKDIEASHVGYLNSRIPLKEENPTERIVWLTPYANLLSEILVRARDPRSIVEEALRKIPANYSPQSNMLTGFYRELAQKGRRYINISEAVINIYKTPYNETAEHDRVQIYRGRRLLSQKQSDTLAVKLLGGPNMAIYMDIVKNPDCLLAQEDLLFYEFRMEDPTSIDDRSQYVISFRPRVKLSYPLCYGTLYIDKERLSFTRAEFNLSMDDKNKATQAILRKKPFGLRFKPVEVSYLISYKNLGGITYLSYIRNNIRFKCDWKRKLFSTNYTILSEMVVTDRKENNITAIPYKAAFKQNHVFSDKVDNFTSDNFWGGYNIIEPTESLEHAVNKLKKQQKQ
- a CDS encoding HU family DNA-binding protein translates to MNKHDLIKKVALRGNLNAKEASAIVEVVMNAMVEAILREESVTLVGFGTFSIKMRKARNVLNPSTGENMVIPARKVVKFTPGYKMKLTDKE
- a CDS encoding RNA polymerase sigma factor, producing the protein MKKNIDWRKIKSGDEQEWSLLFSEHVDFLYSYGMKINRDSCVVKDVIQEVFISLYEKRNSLDDLMNVRAYLCRAVRYKLLDQLKKAPHLSIEEISEEEFLLAVKQVQSSDNIEIAKKSSFVQKMLDKLSPRQREIIYLRYFRDMDIEEIVTTIGINKQSIYNLLSSALKIMRKHKIEEAVSLFVLFIIDRL
- a CDS encoding FecR family protein, whose amino-acid sequence is MMEKEQVTRMQNSDLKELLEDVTLNEIHLSNEERQEMTSTFSQIIKKKKRKVQKKRIWSAVAICACVVVVVLGWYSMGQLTVFSAEKEGILVELPDHSVACLNRNTSLHYNRWGFRFFREVKLKGEAYFDVYKGSHFVVNADPYKVSVLGTRFSVSQKNGQFKAYCFQGKIKVENGKLNSGQILTANQNISVVLGKVSLNIQKELEPVWVRKQCVYENIPLNDVIKKLQEVYGITVLCNRYCDSLRFTGIFPVDDLDLAIQLVFEPFNLECKNVGGEWRLYKNDMKIGRENR